Proteins encoded together in one Cicer arietinum cultivar CDC Frontier isolate Library 1 chromosome 4, Cicar.CDCFrontier_v2.0, whole genome shotgun sequence window:
- the LOC101499682 gene encoding uncharacterized protein: MGVVEENIKPQDLPEITTEIIEALLEAARYDDKDDIVNLASSGVPLDSKDTQGRTALHMAAANGHTDIVEYLISRGVDLNSANEENNTPLHWACLNGHIEVVKKLIMAGANVSVLNGHERTPMDEAVSGGKLEVMDAINEAVALVELRGALVSS, translated from the coding sequence ATGGGAGTGGTGGAAGAGAACATTAAACCGCAGGATCTTCCTGAAATAACAACTGAGATCATTGAAGCCTTGCTTGAGGCAGCAAGATATGATGACAAGGATGATATTGTGAACTTAGCATCCAGTGGTGTCCCTCTTGATTCAAAAGACACTCAAGGAAGAACAGCTCTTCACATGGCTGCAGCAAATGGGCATACTGATATTGTGGAGTATTTAATCAGTAGAGGAGTGGATCTTAATTCCGCAAATGAGGAAAATAATACACCTCTTCATTGGGCGTGCCTCAATGGGCATATTGAGGTTGTGAAGAAATTAATCATGGCTGGAGCAAATGTTAGTGTTTTAAACGGTCATGAGAGGACTCCAATGGACGAAGCTGTGAGTGGAGGCAAGCTTGAAGTGATGGATGCAATTAACGAAGCAGTTGCACTAGTTGAACTTCGTGGCGCTCTGGTTTCTTCATAG